The following proteins come from a genomic window of Pararhodobacter sp.:
- the secB gene encoding protein-export chaperone SecB yields the protein MAENGNGAAPKNGAQPSEAPQVKFQVLAQFVRDLSFENAVVRGDGKLPTTQPDIQVQVSLDAKKKEGAENHYEVISKYRVESKNKETGATLYLAELEYGAIFMIDGVPQDQMHPFLLIECPRIVFPFARRIISDMTRDGGFPPLNLDMIDFMAMYRQQLAMRQQQAEKGAAPAS from the coding sequence ATGGCCGAGAATGGCAACGGGGCCGCGCCGAAGAACGGTGCGCAACCCAGCGAAGCGCCGCAGGTGAAGTTTCAGGTATTGGCGCAGTTCGTGCGCGATCTGTCATTTGAGAACGCAGTCGTGCGGGGCGATGGCAAGCTGCCAACCACCCAGCCCGACATTCAGGTTCAGGTGAGCCTTGATGCGAAAAAGAAGGAAGGCGCGGAGAATCACTATGAAGTGATCAGCAAATACCGCGTCGAATCCAAGAACAAAGAGACCGGCGCGACGCTGTATCTGGCAGAGTTGGAATACGGCGCGATCTTCATGATCGACGGGGTGCCACAGGATCAGATGCATCCGTTCCTGTTGATTGAGTGCCCGCGAATTGTTTTCCCCTTCGCGCGCCGGATCATCAGCGACATGACCCGCGATGGTGGATTCCCGCCGCTGAACCTCGACATGATTGATTTCATGGCGATGTATCGTCAGCAATTGGCCATGCGCCAGCAGCAAGCGGAAAAAGGGGCTGCGCCCGCGTCCTGA
- a CDS encoding Tim44/TimA family putative adaptor protein — translation MDSAVIQLLVLAGIAVFLILKLRNALGTRDGYERPPVPSSGSGPTPRQGFEVIQGGEDHDITDHVPANSESAKALAEMKRIEPNFNVSEFLGGARGAYEMILMGFENGELDDLVPFLSRDVFESFDEVVQLREREGLSVEANFVGLRELSLTEATLDPNTREAQITIRFVGELTSVIRDRAGAIVEGDANTIKQQRDIWTFARVMGSDNPNWRLVGTED, via the coding sequence ATGGACTCCGCCGTGATACAATTACTCGTTTTGGCCGGCATTGCGGTCTTTCTGATCCTGAAGCTGCGCAATGCGCTGGGCACGCGGGATGGCTATGAACGCCCGCCCGTGCCGTCGTCTGGTTCCGGCCCGACCCCGCGACAGGGGTTTGAGGTGATTCAAGGGGGCGAAGACCATGATATCACCGATCATGTGCCCGCAAACTCTGAGTCGGCCAAGGCCCTGGCAGAGATGAAGCGCATTGAACCCAACTTCAATGTCAGTGAGTTTCTGGGCGGCGCGCGCGGTGCTTATGAAATGATCCTGATGGGGTTCGAAAACGGCGAGCTTGACGATCTGGTGCCGTTCCTGTCGCGCGATGTCTTTGAAAGCTTCGATGAAGTCGTGCAGCTGCGCGAGCGTGAAGGTCTGAGCGTCGAGGCGAATTTTGTCGGGTTGCGCGAATTGTCGCTGACCGAGGCGACGCTTGACCCAAATACCCGCGAGGCCCAAATCACGATTCGCTTTGTCGGTGAGCTGACCTCGGTGATCCGCGACCGCGCGGGCGCGATTGTCGAAGGCGACGCCAATACGATCAAGCAGCAGCGCGATATCTGGACATTCGCCCGCGTGATGGGGTCCGACAACCCCAACTGGCGCTTGGTCGGAACCGAAGACTAA
- a CDS encoding FxsA family protein — translation MPVLLLFVALPLIEIALFILIGSQLGVVTTLAIIILGALLGITILRGQKARAVAMMQGGMRVDAGTFLAQGAFRVVAGLLLILPGFLTDTIGLLLLIPPLQRALIRGISVRATVATGQVYQRDDIIEGEFEVREPRRDPADPDHRIDDSRGH, via the coding sequence TTGCCCGTTCTGCTGCTCTTTGTCGCCCTTCCGTTGATCGAAATTGCGCTGTTTATTTTGATCGGTTCGCAATTGGGCGTCGTCACGACGCTGGCGATTATTATCCTGGGTGCCCTGCTGGGGATCACGATTTTGCGCGGCCAGAAGGCGCGCGCGGTCGCCATGATGCAAGGCGGGATGAGGGTGGATGCGGGCACGTTCCTGGCACAGGGCGCGTTTCGGGTCGTCGCGGGTTTGCTGCTGATCCTGCCGGGATTTCTGACCGATACGATTGGTCTGCTGTTGTTGATTCCGCCGCTGCAACGCGCCTTGATCCGGGGCATCAGCGTGCGGGCGACGGTGGCGACGGGGCAGGTTTATCAGCGCGACGACATTATCGAGGGCGAGTTCGAGGTGCGTGAGCCGCGCCGTGACCCCGCCGACCCTGATCATCGCATCGACGATTCTCGTGGGCATTGA
- a CDS encoding Smr/MutS family protein, whose amino-acid sequence MPRRRLTEEERELWLRVARTATRLQPSPDPRADTRTSPVPDPQAKAPTPAARPVAPLPQSFVRPSATKPIAPRIRVDLAKPVGEHLAQQPVRMDRGLHKTMMRGKLEPEARIDLHGMTVAQAHSALQGFILSAHARGVRLVLVITGKGRTKGRDHVAPMPSRAGVLKHEVPQWLRMAPLSAVVMELRESHRSHGGTGAYYVYLRKRR is encoded by the coding sequence ATGCCTCGTCGCCGGCTGACAGAAGAGGAACGCGAGCTTTGGCTTCGCGTCGCGCGCACTGCAACACGGCTGCAGCCCTCGCCGGACCCACGGGCCGATACCCGCACCAGCCCGGTTCCCGATCCGCAGGCCAAAGCCCCGACACCTGCCGCGAGACCCGTGGCGCCCTTGCCGCAGAGCTTTGTCAGGCCCAGCGCGACAAAACCCATTGCACCGCGTATCCGCGTCGACCTTGCAAAACCCGTCGGCGAGCATCTGGCGCAACAGCCAGTGCGCATGGATCGTGGGCTGCACAAGACCATGATGCGCGGCAAGCTGGAACCCGAGGCCCGGATCGATCTGCACGGCATGACCGTCGCGCAAGCACACAGCGCCTTGCAAGGATTCATCCTGTCGGCCCACGCGCGCGGAGTGCGGTTGGTCCTGGTGATCACCGGAAAAGGCCGCACCAAGGGCCGTGATCATGTCGCACCCATGCCCTCGCGTGCCGGGGTCCTGAAACACGAAGTGCCGCAGTGGTTGCGAATGGCGCCGCTGTCCGCCGTGGTCATGGAATTGCGCGAATCGCACCGCAGCCACGGCGGTACGGGCGCGTATTATGTATATCTGCGCAAGCGACGCTGA